The DNA window aaataagggaataaaatggatttaaaatatttacattattaCATGGAAAATATCAGCCAATAAgcattaattaaaagaattacCTCTCAATCCACATTAGCCTCCATTAGTGAGATTGACTTGTTGATTTTTGTTAGCTTGTTGCATATAAAATTgccaaattttttctttttttatatataaaccgTTGAACTGTTGATtttcaattaacaatttaacaacAAAGTTCACAATTGGActatcttttcaatttctgttgaataggtttttaatttttgcaaaGTATAATAATGAATTTTAGAGTTGTACTTGATAAAATGTCACTTTGTTTAGGGAAAAAAACTATTCGAAATATAATAATAAGTAGTAGTAGTAGTTTCGAGAGCTCGTTAATGGCCATTCCATTAGATCCAGTCGTAGTTAGTTGGGAGAATGCGGcaattataaatgttatgccttTTTGTATTGGAGTGTGATTTATGTATCAGATCCACCTTGAAACCATGCCAAAgcatcatatatattatatatgcatgCGATTGAATTGAAGCCAAGAAAAAGTCCAAAACGCACCCAACCTTGGCTAATTAATTGCGGGCATAGGAAGCTATGTTAGAGTGGCTAGTGGAGAAGCATGATGGTTCTCTGTGCCATTAATTAAACAATAGTCTTCCTAACCTTTTATGACCCCCACTTTTGGATTCTGCACTTCAATTATTTATATCCATCAACAAAAATAATCTATTTCATAGTAATAAATAGCTAAAGCCCAAGAGCATAGGGCTGTTGGACACATGAAGACCCTAATTATGAAAGTTATTAAGGAATGAGTAGGGATGGACATTGCGCTTTCTCCATCATGTGAAGCAATGCCACCTTTTGTTTGGACTTTGTCCATAGTTATCATGTGAACTTGAGACTCATAACCGTATGCATATTTAATATCCATCCAATTAGCATTTCTGTCTACCTACAGAAGCAGATGAAATAATCTTTGCTTCACATAGAGCTCGTAAGTGATCACTGCCTTTCACTACATGCTAAATGAGGAAGCACTCGAGTAGTTGAAAGGCCAGGCGAGAAGTGAGATAAAGGCGTGAAGCAATGACCAATCCTATCCAATACACAATTATGCCATATTCAAGCAGCAAACTGTACCGTGTCGGCGTAATATACCTTTGCCTATAAGTCAAGAAAACCAGTTGGGCACAGGCTATTCCCAATATGCGAGTGAGTCACAGTCATCCTCCCATTCATGGACTTTGACATCATATCTTGTCGTACTGGCAGCTAAAACCTATGTTACTCGAGGTTCAATGTTAGTGccatatatgaatatgtgtgcAATATGAgtaaaattataaagaaagtTTTTCTATTTTGCATTtcggtttttttattaaaatgtaaataaattaatttttatacattttaaaaagtaaaattagaCTCTCTGTTACATGGTAACATGgaacattaattaaaataattaaattactaattttaTCCCTAAGTTatagctaaaatattattttaatttttttaaaaaaattcttaacaataatgctaaaaaattaaaaaaatttaaaataaatataatttattaaaaagaataaaaatatattaaaaatattatttaaaaaattaataaatttagctctcaatgtttacaaaatttttcattttaattctaattctaaaagaatcaataaatttgaccctcaatatttacaaaaatttattaatttaatccgaactctaaaaattaaaaaaatatttttaatccttTATAACCCATCAGCTAATCCATgtaagatattaaaataagaaaaaaaatacactGCTTTAAGCCACTTGCAAAAGAACTAAAAAAATACACTGCTTTAAGCCACTTGCAAAAGAACTTTCAAAAGTTGGgataaatcacaaaaaaattagGGTAAACCACAACAAGTGTCCCTaaactttgtttaaaattatatttcgGCCACCCAACTTTCAAAAGTTATGTAATAGTCACTAACGTTATCGaattgttacattttagtcagTTATCCATTAAATACCATTAAGAGGATTATGTGGCATGtttttttaatagttaattactaatttatccCTTCAACTatagttaaatttttattttgatactttaaaaagtttaaacataattctaaaaaattcttaaaattacaataaaaatcttttaaaaaagtattaacaatatatttttttaaataatctgctatcgatttttttattatcttttcttaaCTTTTTTTCTTAAGAAATCAAATTTGCTAGATTtccactaaaataaaataaaataaaattctattaaaggtaaaacatacattcaaataagtttttctttttgaatcgtggtgggtttttcttttaaaatatcgaGCACTATTTCAATAATAAGGaaacatatttattttcaataaaaattctcTATTTAATGAGAACTATCTAATGTAATAAGACACCAATCGTACTTATTAAAAACACTTTCCGGTACAATTCTAAAAGCaccaatttcaaaaaaatattaaaattcattcaaACCAAAGAAACAACACATTTATAGTAAACAAAATATTTCGATTTTGCATCTCTTTGGCAACAAAGAAGAATATGAAGGCAATGAGCTCTATTCGCAGCTTCTCCACTTCAGGAGATGCATTGATGATTTTGGGGTtctattttgaattaaaattccACTTTTTATATCTTATTTCTCCttataaatttaaaacatcattttctaaaatttcaaaattcatggaGTCAGACCTTGTTTAGaatcataaatttatattaaaaattcaaaacccATAAATTATTAAATCTAATAAAGCTTCTTAGGTATTAAACAATAAATTCTTCAAATGAGAAAGTTTATAATAGCTAAGAGATACGAAAATGAAATATCGAAATTGACgaagataaaattgaatattaaccaaagcataaaaaatttataagtgTTAATCAAaacttatagtttttttttttttgcttcaatgaagtttttatttatttattttgttcttcAATAAGCACGggatatctttttatttttcttggttTTGTTAAATAGGGAAAAATTCTTGTAAAAAGACCTAGTTTTTgagtttcaaaataaataaataaaaattatattttaactataGTTCAAGAATGAAATCAGTAATTAATCATATCATTTAAACAGAAATTTTAACGAATCAATAGTGGGGATAAAAGGAAATCTGCCCCTAAGAGGCTTTCCTGGTGATTTTACCCTGCAATATGAGAATACTAAACAATTTTTGatgtttttctatatatttgagaAACATATTCCATTACACACCCAAACTTCAAATATGTATATACAGATAATTTAGGAAAAATGAAAAGGACAAAATAGCGTAGGCTAAGGCACTATCCCTTCATTCTCCAATGAAGATTTTGTTACAGATGAATATGATCATGATTGGCTAAACTTTCCTTGGGTTTACATTCTTGGAATTCTTATCATCTTAACTTTGCAATCAACATGATTCCTGGGGGGAATCAAGATGATGTTGGAATCCATTGATCTCCTTGAATGAAATTTTGGACTGAAAATGTATGTACATGCTGGGGTGGAATTTGAGTACTCCATGGAACTCTGTTCAATGGAATGGATCCAAGACCAGAATTCCCAAATTCTCCATAGAAGAGTGTTTTCAATGCAAAGTCGCCCTTCCATGGCATCCATCCATTCGGATTAATAAGTGCTTCCATAACACAATTTATAAAAACTGTCCTTGAATATTCCTTCCATGGCCTTCCCAAAAAGTTCTTGTGCACTTTAGGCTTGCTATAATAGTATCTCATGTATTCATCAGTTCCGTTGATCAAGCAGTTCTGGAAAACCAGACCAGTCGATTGAGCAGGATCAGTTCTACCATGAGCTGTCACAGCATTGTTCTCACCTTTTTCGGGTTTTACCTGCCGGGGAGCAACCAAAATTTCACAATCTTGGAACACCGAGGCAGAATTCCCGAAGATGAAGTCCACGTTCCCCTGAATACGGCACTTCCTGTAGAACTGGCGGAGGGAGTGAGCGTAGAGAGTATCTTGGTTGCCTAGGAATTCACAGTTCTCAATGACAGAAAGATCACTATCTGATCTAAAGGCTACGGCTTGGTGGGCATCAGGGCCTGCTGTGTTCCGGATTGTGAGTCCACTGGCCATAAATCCATCCCCAAGAACCCCTGCAACAGCCAAAGCTCAATCTACATTTGCAATAACCATGTATATACAGCCTAAAGAAAAGGGGATAAACCTCTGGATTAGCTAAGCGAACAAGACTTATTTGATGAGTTAAATAAGAGACTTTTACTCGAAATAGGCTTATGGGTACTACTACTATATATAAGCTCTGGGAAACCATGAAAGTCTAGAGGCAGTATCTTATCAAGCTCATTCATATATGTAAAACTGAGAATTCTTAAACAAAGTTAAATGTTTAACGTAAGTAGTGGAGGAGGGTAGTAGTACTCACCGACAGTAGCAGTCTCATAAGTGGTAAGTCCAGGCATCCCTGCATTTAAAGCACCCGCAATGATGGTTTTACCCATTCCATCCCCCAAAAAGACCACATTTTTCTTCTCCAGTGGCACCCTCACCGTTTCTTCGTACACACCTTCCTTTATATATATCACGAAACGGCGTGTACTCTCTGCATTTGCCGGTGCTGCGTTGACGGCCTCTTGCACCGTCTTGTAACACCCTCCGCTCCCGTCTTTACACACCGTTACGTCCGTCTTCAAGTTTGACGGTAAACCCCCGTTAAACCCCAGCTCCGTCCCACCCGACCCGTTCTCGTAGAACCCGTCCCGTTCCGTCTTGGGAGGGACCCACGCGGCTATGTCCTCCCCGATATTATCGTAGGCGACCATCATGCTCAACGCGTTGCTGCTGTGTTGCGTTAAAGAGTCCAAAAACGCCATCGTTTCACCGACCAATTTGGTGTCATTTACGTACTTGAGCGCGCTCCAACAATCGTATTGGTAGCAAAGGGCCGCGCTCATCCACGCACGAGCGTCCTTGATCTTGCCACGTGCCAGAGCGTCATTGGTCGATCTTATGCGGTAATCAGAATTAGAAAGGATGTTGAGACAGATGGCGGCGGCGTTAGAGCGGTTGAGGTTGCCTTTGGAGGAGTCGAGGATGGATTTCACCATGGATTGTCCGGTTTTGAGGTTATCGGAAGAGACGGAAATGGCGGATTGGATGAATTGGAGGGAGGTCGGATTAGGAGGGAGAAGAGAGGATCGCGAAAGGGAGGATTCGCAGGGTTGTGGGAAGCGAGTGGATTTGCAAGCAAGGCGGATTCGAGAGGAGTCAGAGGCGTAAACAGGGGAGTTATGAGGTGGGTGATGACTGGaagaagagaagatgaagaaatgggAGAGGGAAAGAAGGGAAAGGAGAAGAAAAGCAGACATGGATAGTGAGACAAGGAGAGAAGTGGAATTCCAGGGATTTCTTCTGGGATGTTTTTTGTGGGACTGGTGAGAAGGAGGTGGTGAAGATGAATGCATGGTTGGGGGGGGTATAAATATGATAAGGAGAGTTGATTAGGAATTTGGGAGTTGGGTAAAATTTGGAGATATGTGTTGGTTTGGAACGAAAGCGAATGAAATCACGAGAAGAGAAGAGTGAAAGGAGTCACGGGGCGCTTGGGAATGGGCAGGCCATGTTAGAGTTTGGAAGTTTGCCAATGGAAGCAGTGGAAGTGGAAATGGAAGGCGTGGCCATTTACTGTCAGTCACGAGATTGATTGGGTAGAAAAAGTAATCCCAAAGAAAAGAGGGAAAGCTTTTTGATGCGGTGAAACTAAATGGAATGAAGGTTAGGAAACGAGGAAAACTGTGGGCGTGGGGAAGGGGAGGGAAGGAATAAGGGGAATGAAATAAGAAAAAGCACATGGGAGATTCTTATATTAAACTGGGTAATCGGGTTCGGGTCTTACTGAATTCAAATACTACTGCCTACCCGACTCTGCCTGCTTTATATATCGCTTTCATCACACCAGTTGCCATGGGGATCGGCTTTCATtaactagttaattaaattacataatcacaattttatt is part of the Gossypium hirsutum isolate 1008001.06 chromosome D11, Gossypium_hirsutum_v2.1, whole genome shotgun sequence genome and encodes:
- the LOC107911676 gene encoding probable pectinesterase/pectinesterase inhibitor 51, coding for MHSSSPPPSHQSHKKHPRRNPWNSTSLLVSLSMSAFLLLSLLSLSHFFIFSSSSHHPPHNSPVYASDSSRIRLACKSTRFPQPCESSLSRSSLLPPNPTSLQFIQSAISVSSDNLKTGQSMVKSILDSSKGNLNRSNAAAICLNILSNSDYRIRSTNDALARGKIKDARAWMSAALCYQYDCWSALKYVNDTKLVGETMAFLDSLTQHSSNALSMMVAYDNIGEDIAAWVPPKTERDGFYENGSGGTELGFNGGLPSNLKTDVTVCKDGSGGCYKTVQEAVNAAPANAESTRRFVIYIKEGVYEETVRVPLEKKNVVFLGDGMGKTIIAGALNAGMPGLTTYETATVGVLGDGFMASGLTIRNTAGPDAHQAVAFRSDSDLSVIENCEFLGNQDTLYAHSLRQFYRKCRIQGNVDFIFGNSASVFQDCEILVAPRQVKPEKGENNAVTAHGRTDPAQSTGLVFQNCLINGTDEYMRYYYSKPKVHKNFLGRPWKEYSRTVFINCVMEALINPNGWMPWKGDFALKTLFYGEFGNSGLGSIPLNRVPWSTQIPPQHVHTFSVQNFIQGDQWIPTSS